One genomic region from Motacilla alba alba isolate MOTALB_02 chromosome 5, Motacilla_alba_V1.0_pri, whole genome shotgun sequence encodes:
- the CTNND1 gene encoding catenin delta-1 isoform X4 translates to MDDSEVESTASILASVKEQEAQFEKLTRALEEERRHVSAQLERVRVSPQDAGPGLANGTLTRRHQNGRFLGDADLERQKYSDLKLNGPQDHSHLLYSTIPRMQDPGQIVEETYTMEEDPEGAMSVVSVETSDDGTTRRTETTVKKVVKTVTTRTVQQVPVGPDGLPLETSPVTSNYVQTMDRNFRKNGNGGPGSYLGQAGTATLPRNYHYPDGYGRPYEDGYPGSDHSYGSLSRVTRIDERYRPSMDTYRAPSRQDIYGPQPQVRVGGSNMDLNHFHPEPYGLEDDQRSVGFEDVDYGLMSDYGTARRAGTPSDARRRLRSYEDMLVDEVAPDRYYWAPLAQHERGSLASLDSLRKGGPAPGNWRQPELPEVIAMLSFRLDAVKSNAAAYLQHLCYRNDKVKTEVRRLKGIPVLVGLLDHPKKEVHYGACGALKNISFGKDQDNKIAIKNCDGVPALVRLLRKAHDMDLTEVITGTLWNLSSHDSIKMAIVDHALHALTDEVVIPRSGWEREPNEDSKPRHIEWESVLTNTAGCLRNVSSERSEARRKLRECDGLVDALIYIVQSEIGQKDLDSKLVENCVCLLRNLSYQVHREIPHAERYQETPLVPANNAGPHNASCFGAKKGKDEWFSRGKKLPEDPGADTVDFPKRTTPAKGYELLFQPEVVRIYISLLKESKTPAILEASAGAIQNLCAGSWTYGRYIRSALRQEKGLSAIADLLPHDSERVVKAASGALRNLAVDLRNKELIGKHAIPNLVKNLPGGQQTPAKNLSEDTVVSILNTINEVIVDNLEAAKRLRETQGIEKLVLINKSGNRSEREVRAAALVLQTVWGYKELRKPLEKEGWKKSDFQVNLSNASRTQGGNSFDDSTLPLIDRNQKTDKKSSREEIQMSNMGPDNYSTLNERDHSRTLDRSGDLGDMDPVKAAPLMQKI, encoded by the exons ATGGACGACTCGGAAGTGGAGTCGACCGCCAGCATCCTTGCCTCTGTcaaggagcaggaggcacagTTCGAGAAGCTGACCCGGGCCCTGGAGGAGGAACGGCGCCATGTCTCAGCCCAGCTGGAGCGAGTCCGGGTCTCCCCACAGGACGCCGGCCCGGGCTTGGCCAACGGCACGCTCACCCGGCGGCACCAG aacGGACGTTTCCTGGGCGATGCTGACctggaaaggcagaaatattCAGATCTGAAGCTCAACGGGCCACAG GACCACAGCCACCTCTTGTACAGCACAATCCCCAGGATGCAGGACCCGGGCCAGATTGTGGAGGAGACGTATACCATGGAGGAGGACCCGGAAGGAGCCATGTCGGTCGTGTCTGTGGAGACATCAGATGATGGGACGACTCGGCGTACAGAGACCACG GTGAAGAAAGTGGTGAAGACTGTGACCACCCGGACGGTGCAGCAGGTGCCGGTGGGGCCTGACGGGCTGCCTTTGGAAACGTCCCCCGTCACCAGCAACTACGTCCAGACCATGGACAGGAACTTCCGCAAGAACGGCAACGGGGGCCCCGGCAGCTACCTGGGCCAGGCAGGCACGGCCACCCTCCCTCGCAACTACCACTACCCCGACGGCTACGGCCGCCCCTACGAGGACGGGTACCCGGGCAGCGACCACAGCTACGGCAGCCTGTCCCGCGTCACCCGCATCGACGAGCGCTACCGCCCCTCCATGGACACCTACCGCGCCCCCAGCCGCCAGGACATCTAcggcccccagccccaggtgcGTGTTGGGGGCAGCAACATGGACCTCAACCATTTCCACCCCGAGCCCTACGGCCTGGAGGATGACCAGCGCAGCGTGGGCTTCGAAGACGTGGACTACGGGCTCATGTCTGACTATGGCACGGCCAGGAGGGCGGGCACCCCGTCTGATGCTCGGCGGCGGCTCAG GAGTTATGAAGACATGCTGGTGGATGAAGTGGCCCCCGACCGGTACTACTGGGCCCCGCTGGCCCAGCACGAGCGGGGCAGCCTGGCCAGCCTGGACAGCCTGCGGAAAggcggcccggccccggggaaCTGGCGCCAGCCGGAGCTGCCGGAGGTCATAGCCATGCTGAGCTTCCGGCTGGACGCCGTCAAGTCCAACGCAGCCGCCTACCTGCAGCACCTGTGCTACCGCAACGACAAGGTGAAGACGGAGGTGCGCCGGCTGAAGGGTATCCCCGTGCTCGTGGGGCTGCTGGATCACCCCAAGAAGGAGGTGCACTACGGCGCCTGTGGAGCTCTCAAGAACATCTCCTTCGGCAAGGACCAGGATAACAAGATCGCCATCAAGAACTGCGACGGGGTGCCCGCGCTGGTGCGCCTGCTGCGCAAGGCCCACGACATGGACCTCACCGAGGTCATCACAG GGACGCTGTGGAACCTGTCCTCGCACGACTCCATCAAGATGGCCATCGTGGATCACGCGCTACATGCCCTGACTGATGAGGTGGTCATTCCCCGCTCCGGCTGGGAGCGGGAGCCCAACGAGGATTCCAAACCCCGCCATATAGAGTGGGAGTCGGTGCTCACCAACACTGCTGGCTGCCTTAG gaaTGTGAGCTCGGAGCGGAGCGAGGCCCGTCGGAAGCTGCGGGAATGTGACGGGTTGGTGGACGCCCTGATCTACATCGTGCAGTCCGAGATCGGCCAGAAGGACTTGGACAGCAAG CTGGTGGAGAACTGTGTGTGCCTGCTGAGGAACCTGTCCTACCAAGTCCACCGTGAGATCCCCCACGCCGAGCGCTACCAGGAGACGCCCCTTGTCCCTGCCAACAACGCCGGGCCCCACAATGCCAGCTGCTTCGGGGCCAAGAAGGGCAAAG ACGAGTGGTTCTCCAGAG GTAAAAAGCTCCCAGAAGACCCTGGTGCCGACACAGTGGATTTCCCCAAAAGAACAACTCCAGCCAAAG GCTACGAGCTCCTCTTCCAGCCAGAAGTGGTGCGGATATACATCTCCCTCCTGAAGGAAAGCAAGACTCCAGCCATCCTGGAGGCTTCAGCAGGAGCCATCCAGAAcctgtgtgctggcagctggacg TATGGCCGGTACATCCGCTCAGCCCTGCGCCAGGAGAAGGGGCTCTCCGCCATCGCCGACCTCCTGCCCCACGACAGCGAGCGCGTGGTGAAAGCGGCGTCCGGGGCCCTGCGCAACCTGGCCGTGGACCTGCGCAACAAGGAGCTCATCG GCAAACATGCCATTCCCAACCTAGTGAAGAACCTGCCTGGAGGCCAGCAGACCCCTGCCAAAAACCTCTCTGAGGACACAGTGGTGTCAATCCTCAACACCATCAATGAAGTGATTGTGGACAACCTTGAGGCGGCCAAAAGGCTCCGGGAAACACAGGGGATCGAGAAGCTTGTGCTGATCAACAAATCTGG GAACCGCTCAGAGAGAGAAGTCCGGGCAGCCGCCCTCGTCTTGCAGACAGTCTGGGGCTATAAGGAGCTGCGGAAGCCCCTTGAGAAGGAAGGCTGGAAGAAGTCAGATTTCCAG GTGAACCTGAGCAACGCCTCTCGGACCCAGGGAGGCAACTCCTTTGATGACAGCACCTTGCCTCTCATCGACAGGAACCAAAAAACAG ACAAGAAATCCTCCCGGGAGGAGATCCAGATGAGCAACATGGGACCAG acAACTATTCCACACTCAACGAGAGGGACCACAGCAGGACGCTGGACCGATCCGGTGACCTCGGAGACATGGATCCGGTGAAGGCAGCGCCGTTGATG CAGAAGATCTAG
- the CTNND1 gene encoding catenin delta-1 isoform X6 — protein MQDPGQIVEETYTMEEDPEGAMSVVSVETSDDGTTRRTETTVKKVVKTVTTRTVQQVPVGPDGLPLETSPVTSNYVQTMDRNFRKNGNGGPGSYLGQAGTATLPRNYHYPDGYGRPYEDGYPGSDHSYGSLSRVTRIDERYRPSMDTYRAPSRQDIYGPQPQVRVGGSNMDLNHFHPEPYGLEDDQRSVGFEDVDYGLMSDYGTARRAGTPSDARRRLRSYEDMLVDEVAPDRYYWAPLAQHERGSLASLDSLRKGGPAPGNWRQPELPEVIAMLSFRLDAVKSNAAAYLQHLCYRNDKVKTEVRRLKGIPVLVGLLDHPKKEVHYGACGALKNISFGKDQDNKIAIKNCDGVPALVRLLRKAHDMDLTEVITGTLWNLSSHDSIKMAIVDHALHALTDEVVIPRSGWEREPNEDSKPRHIEWESVLTNTAGCLRNVSSERSEARRKLRECDGLVDALIYIVQSEIGQKDLDSKLVENCVCLLRNLSYQVHREIPHAERYQETPLVPANNAGPHNASCFGAKKGKDEWFSRGKKLPEDPGADTVDFPKRTTPAKGYELLFQPEVVRIYISLLKESKTPAILEASAGAIQNLCAGSWTYGRYIRSALRQEKGLSAIADLLPHDSERVVKAASGALRNLAVDLRNKELIGKHAIPNLVKNLPGGQQTPAKNLSEDTVVSILNTINEVIVDNLEAAKRLRETQGIEKLVLINKSGNRSEREVRAAALVLQTVWGYKELRKPLEKEGWKKSDFQVNLSNASRTQGGNSFDDSTLPLIDRNQKTDKKSSREEIQMSNMGPDNYSTLNERDHSRTLDRSGDLGDMDPVKAAPLMQEEGQESQPEVEQEEEEDVAVPSPMSQKI, from the exons ATGCAGGACCCGGGCCAGATTGTGGAGGAGACGTATACCATGGAGGAGGACCCGGAAGGAGCCATGTCGGTCGTGTCTGTGGAGACATCAGATGATGGGACGACTCGGCGTACAGAGACCACG GTGAAGAAAGTGGTGAAGACTGTGACCACCCGGACGGTGCAGCAGGTGCCGGTGGGGCCTGACGGGCTGCCTTTGGAAACGTCCCCCGTCACCAGCAACTACGTCCAGACCATGGACAGGAACTTCCGCAAGAACGGCAACGGGGGCCCCGGCAGCTACCTGGGCCAGGCAGGCACGGCCACCCTCCCTCGCAACTACCACTACCCCGACGGCTACGGCCGCCCCTACGAGGACGGGTACCCGGGCAGCGACCACAGCTACGGCAGCCTGTCCCGCGTCACCCGCATCGACGAGCGCTACCGCCCCTCCATGGACACCTACCGCGCCCCCAGCCGCCAGGACATCTAcggcccccagccccaggtgcGTGTTGGGGGCAGCAACATGGACCTCAACCATTTCCACCCCGAGCCCTACGGCCTGGAGGATGACCAGCGCAGCGTGGGCTTCGAAGACGTGGACTACGGGCTCATGTCTGACTATGGCACGGCCAGGAGGGCGGGCACCCCGTCTGATGCTCGGCGGCGGCTCAG GAGTTATGAAGACATGCTGGTGGATGAAGTGGCCCCCGACCGGTACTACTGGGCCCCGCTGGCCCAGCACGAGCGGGGCAGCCTGGCCAGCCTGGACAGCCTGCGGAAAggcggcccggccccggggaaCTGGCGCCAGCCGGAGCTGCCGGAGGTCATAGCCATGCTGAGCTTCCGGCTGGACGCCGTCAAGTCCAACGCAGCCGCCTACCTGCAGCACCTGTGCTACCGCAACGACAAGGTGAAGACGGAGGTGCGCCGGCTGAAGGGTATCCCCGTGCTCGTGGGGCTGCTGGATCACCCCAAGAAGGAGGTGCACTACGGCGCCTGTGGAGCTCTCAAGAACATCTCCTTCGGCAAGGACCAGGATAACAAGATCGCCATCAAGAACTGCGACGGGGTGCCCGCGCTGGTGCGCCTGCTGCGCAAGGCCCACGACATGGACCTCACCGAGGTCATCACAG GGACGCTGTGGAACCTGTCCTCGCACGACTCCATCAAGATGGCCATCGTGGATCACGCGCTACATGCCCTGACTGATGAGGTGGTCATTCCCCGCTCCGGCTGGGAGCGGGAGCCCAACGAGGATTCCAAACCCCGCCATATAGAGTGGGAGTCGGTGCTCACCAACACTGCTGGCTGCCTTAG gaaTGTGAGCTCGGAGCGGAGCGAGGCCCGTCGGAAGCTGCGGGAATGTGACGGGTTGGTGGACGCCCTGATCTACATCGTGCAGTCCGAGATCGGCCAGAAGGACTTGGACAGCAAG CTGGTGGAGAACTGTGTGTGCCTGCTGAGGAACCTGTCCTACCAAGTCCACCGTGAGATCCCCCACGCCGAGCGCTACCAGGAGACGCCCCTTGTCCCTGCCAACAACGCCGGGCCCCACAATGCCAGCTGCTTCGGGGCCAAGAAGGGCAAAG ACGAGTGGTTCTCCAGAG GTAAAAAGCTCCCAGAAGACCCTGGTGCCGACACAGTGGATTTCCCCAAAAGAACAACTCCAGCCAAAG GCTACGAGCTCCTCTTCCAGCCAGAAGTGGTGCGGATATACATCTCCCTCCTGAAGGAAAGCAAGACTCCAGCCATCCTGGAGGCTTCAGCAGGAGCCATCCAGAAcctgtgtgctggcagctggacg TATGGCCGGTACATCCGCTCAGCCCTGCGCCAGGAGAAGGGGCTCTCCGCCATCGCCGACCTCCTGCCCCACGACAGCGAGCGCGTGGTGAAAGCGGCGTCCGGGGCCCTGCGCAACCTGGCCGTGGACCTGCGCAACAAGGAGCTCATCG GCAAACATGCCATTCCCAACCTAGTGAAGAACCTGCCTGGAGGCCAGCAGACCCCTGCCAAAAACCTCTCTGAGGACACAGTGGTGTCAATCCTCAACACCATCAATGAAGTGATTGTGGACAACCTTGAGGCGGCCAAAAGGCTCCGGGAAACACAGGGGATCGAGAAGCTTGTGCTGATCAACAAATCTGG GAACCGCTCAGAGAGAGAAGTCCGGGCAGCCGCCCTCGTCTTGCAGACAGTCTGGGGCTATAAGGAGCTGCGGAAGCCCCTTGAGAAGGAAGGCTGGAAGAAGTCAGATTTCCAG GTGAACCTGAGCAACGCCTCTCGGACCCAGGGAGGCAACTCCTTTGATGACAGCACCTTGCCTCTCATCGACAGGAACCAAAAAACAG ACAAGAAATCCTCCCGGGAGGAGATCCAGATGAGCAACATGGGACCAG acAACTATTCCACACTCAACGAGAGGGACCACAGCAGGACGCTGGACCGATCCGGTGACCTCGGAGACATGGATCCGGTGAAGGCAGCGCCGTTGATG caggaggaggggcaggagtCGCAGCCTGAGgtagagcaggaggaggaggaagatgttGCTGTGCCCTCCCCCATGTCG CAGAAGATCTAG
- the CTNND1 gene encoding catenin delta-1 isoform X5 codes for MDDSEVESTASILASVKEQEAQFEKLTRALEEERRHVSAQLERVRVSPQDAGPGLANGTLTRRHQNGRFLGDADLERQKYSDLKLNGPQDHSHLLYSTIPRMQDPGQIVEETYTMEEDPEGAMSVVSVETSDDGTTRRTETTVKKVVKTVTTRTVQQVPVGPDGLPLETSPVTSNYVQTMDRNFRKNGNGGPGSYLGQAGTATLPRNYHYPDGYGRPYEDGYPGSDHSYGSLSRVTRIDERYRPSMDTYRAPSRQDIYGPQPQVRVGGSNMDLNHFHPEPYGLEDDQRSVGFEDVDYGLMSDYGTARRAGTPSDARRRLRSYEDMLVDEVAPDRYYWAPLAQHERGSLASLDSLRKGGPAPGNWRQPELPEVIAMLSFRLDAVKSNAAAYLQHLCYRNDKVKTEVRRLKGIPVLVGLLDHPKKEVHYGACGALKNISFGKDQDNKIAIKNCDGVPALVRLLRKAHDMDLTEVITGTLWNLSSHDSIKMAIVDHALHALTDEVVIPRSGWEREPNEDSKPRHIEWESVLTNTAGCLRNVSSERSEARRKLRECDGLVDALIYIVQSEIGQKDLDSKLVENCVCLLRNLSYQVHREIPHAERYQETPLVPANNAGPHNASCFGAKKGKDEWFSRGKKLPEDPGADTVDFPKRTTPAKGYELLFQPEVVRIYISLLKESKTPAILEASAGAIQNLCAGSWTYGRYIRSALRQEKGLSAIADLLPHDSERVVKAASGALRNLAVDLRNKELIGKHAIPNLVKNLPGGQQTPAKNLSEDTVVSILNTINEVIVDNLEAAKRLRETQGIEKLVLINKSGNRSEREVRAAALVLQTVWGYKELRKPLEKEGWKKSDFQVNLSNASRTQGGNSFDDSTLPLIDRNQKTDKKSSREEIQMSNMGPDNYSTLNERDHSRTLDRSGDLGDMDPVKAAPLMKI; via the exons ATGGACGACTCGGAAGTGGAGTCGACCGCCAGCATCCTTGCCTCTGTcaaggagcaggaggcacagTTCGAGAAGCTGACCCGGGCCCTGGAGGAGGAACGGCGCCATGTCTCAGCCCAGCTGGAGCGAGTCCGGGTCTCCCCACAGGACGCCGGCCCGGGCTTGGCCAACGGCACGCTCACCCGGCGGCACCAG aacGGACGTTTCCTGGGCGATGCTGACctggaaaggcagaaatattCAGATCTGAAGCTCAACGGGCCACAG GACCACAGCCACCTCTTGTACAGCACAATCCCCAGGATGCAGGACCCGGGCCAGATTGTGGAGGAGACGTATACCATGGAGGAGGACCCGGAAGGAGCCATGTCGGTCGTGTCTGTGGAGACATCAGATGATGGGACGACTCGGCGTACAGAGACCACG GTGAAGAAAGTGGTGAAGACTGTGACCACCCGGACGGTGCAGCAGGTGCCGGTGGGGCCTGACGGGCTGCCTTTGGAAACGTCCCCCGTCACCAGCAACTACGTCCAGACCATGGACAGGAACTTCCGCAAGAACGGCAACGGGGGCCCCGGCAGCTACCTGGGCCAGGCAGGCACGGCCACCCTCCCTCGCAACTACCACTACCCCGACGGCTACGGCCGCCCCTACGAGGACGGGTACCCGGGCAGCGACCACAGCTACGGCAGCCTGTCCCGCGTCACCCGCATCGACGAGCGCTACCGCCCCTCCATGGACACCTACCGCGCCCCCAGCCGCCAGGACATCTAcggcccccagccccaggtgcGTGTTGGGGGCAGCAACATGGACCTCAACCATTTCCACCCCGAGCCCTACGGCCTGGAGGATGACCAGCGCAGCGTGGGCTTCGAAGACGTGGACTACGGGCTCATGTCTGACTATGGCACGGCCAGGAGGGCGGGCACCCCGTCTGATGCTCGGCGGCGGCTCAG GAGTTATGAAGACATGCTGGTGGATGAAGTGGCCCCCGACCGGTACTACTGGGCCCCGCTGGCCCAGCACGAGCGGGGCAGCCTGGCCAGCCTGGACAGCCTGCGGAAAggcggcccggccccggggaaCTGGCGCCAGCCGGAGCTGCCGGAGGTCATAGCCATGCTGAGCTTCCGGCTGGACGCCGTCAAGTCCAACGCAGCCGCCTACCTGCAGCACCTGTGCTACCGCAACGACAAGGTGAAGACGGAGGTGCGCCGGCTGAAGGGTATCCCCGTGCTCGTGGGGCTGCTGGATCACCCCAAGAAGGAGGTGCACTACGGCGCCTGTGGAGCTCTCAAGAACATCTCCTTCGGCAAGGACCAGGATAACAAGATCGCCATCAAGAACTGCGACGGGGTGCCCGCGCTGGTGCGCCTGCTGCGCAAGGCCCACGACATGGACCTCACCGAGGTCATCACAG GGACGCTGTGGAACCTGTCCTCGCACGACTCCATCAAGATGGCCATCGTGGATCACGCGCTACATGCCCTGACTGATGAGGTGGTCATTCCCCGCTCCGGCTGGGAGCGGGAGCCCAACGAGGATTCCAAACCCCGCCATATAGAGTGGGAGTCGGTGCTCACCAACACTGCTGGCTGCCTTAG gaaTGTGAGCTCGGAGCGGAGCGAGGCCCGTCGGAAGCTGCGGGAATGTGACGGGTTGGTGGACGCCCTGATCTACATCGTGCAGTCCGAGATCGGCCAGAAGGACTTGGACAGCAAG CTGGTGGAGAACTGTGTGTGCCTGCTGAGGAACCTGTCCTACCAAGTCCACCGTGAGATCCCCCACGCCGAGCGCTACCAGGAGACGCCCCTTGTCCCTGCCAACAACGCCGGGCCCCACAATGCCAGCTGCTTCGGGGCCAAGAAGGGCAAAG ACGAGTGGTTCTCCAGAG GTAAAAAGCTCCCAGAAGACCCTGGTGCCGACACAGTGGATTTCCCCAAAAGAACAACTCCAGCCAAAG GCTACGAGCTCCTCTTCCAGCCAGAAGTGGTGCGGATATACATCTCCCTCCTGAAGGAAAGCAAGACTCCAGCCATCCTGGAGGCTTCAGCAGGAGCCATCCAGAAcctgtgtgctggcagctggacg TATGGCCGGTACATCCGCTCAGCCCTGCGCCAGGAGAAGGGGCTCTCCGCCATCGCCGACCTCCTGCCCCACGACAGCGAGCGCGTGGTGAAAGCGGCGTCCGGGGCCCTGCGCAACCTGGCCGTGGACCTGCGCAACAAGGAGCTCATCG GCAAACATGCCATTCCCAACCTAGTGAAGAACCTGCCTGGAGGCCAGCAGACCCCTGCCAAAAACCTCTCTGAGGACACAGTGGTGTCAATCCTCAACACCATCAATGAAGTGATTGTGGACAACCTTGAGGCGGCCAAAAGGCTCCGGGAAACACAGGGGATCGAGAAGCTTGTGCTGATCAACAAATCTGG GAACCGCTCAGAGAGAGAAGTCCGGGCAGCCGCCCTCGTCTTGCAGACAGTCTGGGGCTATAAGGAGCTGCGGAAGCCCCTTGAGAAGGAAGGCTGGAAGAAGTCAGATTTCCAG GTGAACCTGAGCAACGCCTCTCGGACCCAGGGAGGCAACTCCTTTGATGACAGCACCTTGCCTCTCATCGACAGGAACCAAAAAACAG ACAAGAAATCCTCCCGGGAGGAGATCCAGATGAGCAACATGGGACCAG acAACTATTCCACACTCAACGAGAGGGACCACAGCAGGACGCTGGACCGATCCGGTGACCTCGGAGACATGGATCCGGTGAAGGCAGCGCCGTTGATG AAGATCTAG